A region of Pseudomonas sp. Marseille-Q3773 DNA encodes the following proteins:
- a CDS encoding CheW domain-containing protein → MTETRQTSSRPQMALQSYLDGLLQDATEADALLAAPAAADEFAAAVREEQARDARQQARPVSVATAASPAQRPFAEPVPVVLPSVIPVEPPVVSVVEHEVMAEASIPVLVEEHPVVAMPLVDVHLPAPNPPVPPTSVDGRPSWAAEPFECLLFDVAGLTLAVPLVCLGSIYSLAGQELTPLFGQPDWFLGILTCQAGNLKVLDTARWVMPDRYRDDFRQGLQYVISVQGYEWGLAVHQVSRSLRLDPSEIKWRSQRGQRPWLAGTVIEHMCALLDVAALAELIASGAVKQLHAKQQ, encoded by the coding sequence ATGACCGAGACCCGGCAAACCAGCAGCCGGCCACAGATGGCCCTGCAATCCTACCTTGACGGTCTGCTGCAGGACGCCACCGAGGCCGACGCGCTGCTCGCTGCGCCAGCCGCGGCAGACGAGTTCGCCGCAGCGGTGCGTGAAGAACAGGCGCGCGATGCCCGGCAGCAGGCCAGGCCAGTGTCGGTCGCGACGGCCGCGAGCCCCGCGCAGCGGCCGTTCGCCGAGCCTGTGCCAGTGGTGTTGCCCAGCGTGATACCGGTGGAGCCCCCGGTGGTGTCGGTGGTCGAGCACGAGGTCATGGCCGAGGCCAGCATCCCGGTACTGGTCGAAGAGCATCCCGTGGTGGCGATGCCACTGGTGGATGTGCACCTGCCGGCACCTAACCCGCCCGTGCCGCCGACCAGCGTCGATGGTCGCCCGTCCTGGGCTGCCGAGCCATTCGAATGCCTGTTGTTCGACGTCGCCGGCCTGACCCTGGCGGTGCCACTGGTGTGCCTGGGCTCGATCTACTCGCTGGCCGGCCAGGAACTGACGCCCTTGTTCGGCCAGCCTGACTGGTTCCTGGGCATCCTGACCTGCCAGGCCGGCAACCTGAAGGTGCTGGACACGGCGCGTTGGGTGATGCCTGACCGCTACCGCGACGATTTTCGCCAGGGCCTGCAGTACGTGATCTCCGTGCAGGGCTACGAATGGGGGCTGGCCGTGCACCAGGTCAGCCGCTCGCTGCGCCTGGACCCGTCCGAGATCAAGTGGCGCAGCCAGCGGGGGCAGCGCCCATGGCTGGCCGGCACGGTTATCGAACACATGTGTGCACTGCTTGACGTTGCCGCACTGGCAGAGTTGATCGCCAGCGGCGCGGTCAAGCAGCTGCACGCGAAACAGCAATGA
- a CDS encoding ParA family protein, which translates to MRVWAVANQKGGVGKTTTTIALAGLLAEAGKRVVVVDLDPHGSMTSYFGHNPDALEHSCYDLFLHKGVVPEGLPGQLLLPTSDERISLLPSSTALAVLECQSPGQNGLGLVIAKSLAQLWQDFDFALIDSPPLLGVLMVNALAASQQLVIPVQTEFLAVKGLERMVGTLAMVNRSRKQALPYQIVPTLFDRRTQASLGTLKQLRDSYGQHVWPGYIPVDTRLRDASRKGVTPSQFDSKSRGLVAYRALLKHLLTYKTAAQVA; encoded by the coding sequence ATGAGAGTCTGGGCAGTAGCCAATCAAAAAGGTGGCGTCGGCAAGACCACCACTACCATCGCTCTGGCCGGCCTGCTGGCCGAGGCCGGCAAGCGCGTGGTTGTCGTCGACCTCGACCCGCACGGCTCGATGACCAGCTATTTCGGGCATAACCCGGATGCCCTGGAGCACAGCTGCTACGACCTGTTCCTGCACAAGGGCGTGGTCCCGGAGGGGCTGCCCGGGCAATTGCTGCTGCCTACCAGTGACGAACGCATCTCGCTGTTGCCGTCGAGCACCGCTCTGGCAGTGCTGGAGTGCCAGTCGCCGGGGCAGAACGGCCTGGGCCTGGTGATCGCCAAGAGTCTGGCGCAGCTGTGGCAGGATTTCGACTTTGCCCTGATCGACAGCCCACCTTTGCTCGGCGTGCTGATGGTCAATGCCCTGGCCGCCAGCCAGCAGCTGGTGATCCCGGTGCAAACCGAATTTCTCGCAGTCAAGGGCCTGGAGCGGATGGTCGGCACCCTGGCCATGGTCAACCGTTCGCGCAAGCAGGCGTTGCCGTACCAGATCGTTCCGACCCTGTTCGACCGCCGTACCCAGGCCTCGCTGGGTACGCTCAAGCAACTGCGTGACAGCTATGGCCAGCATGTGTGGCCGGGCTATATCCCGGTGGACACGCGCCTGCGCGATGCCAGCCGCAAGGGTGTCACGCCCTCGCAATTCGACAGCAAGAGTCGCGGCCTGGTGGCCTACCGGGCGCTGCTCAAGCACCTGCTTACCTACAAGACTGCGGCGCAGGTGGCCTGA